The genomic region TAAAATCTgtgtgtggggctcctgggtggctcagtgggttaaagcctctgccttcggctcaggtcatgatcccagggtcctgggatcaagccccgcatcgggctctctgctcagtggggagcctgcttccccctctctctctgcctgcctctctgcctacttgtgatctctgtctgtcaaataaataaataaaatctttaaaaaaataaataaaataaaataaaataaaatctgtgtgaTACTGTAAATCATACTTAATATAAAAGTAGATGAAATAAATCAACAGGGAAAAGATAGATGGGTGGTTATTGGTAAGTGAGTTAACTGGAGAGAGATCAGTTTTTAAGGCTTATGTTGGAACACTAGAAGAAATTTTGGTTGGTCGAGATAGTTAAATTCAAAAGAAGGAAAGTCAGGGGGGAATCCAGTCCCTAAAAACTGAAGGAAAGTGAAGGAGAGagctgccccagggccttggcacaGTCGCCCTGGCTGAGCTCTGCTGAGCCCAGGAGCACCAAGCAGCAGAGGGTGGGGGCAGTGAGGGTCCGTGGGGATGGTGAGCAGATGGGGATAGTGTAAGCCGggcaagggaggggcagggaccgCAGCGGAGGGTGGGGGCACCAAGCAGCAGAGGGCGGGGGCACTGGGGGCACCCAGCAGCGGCAGGCGGATACACTGGGGGCACCGAGTAGTGGAGGGCAGGCATTGGGGGCACCCCACAGCAGAGCGCGGGCACTGAGGGCACCGAGCAGTGGAGGGCGGGGGCACTGGGAGGGCAGCAAAGGGCATCTGATTACCGCGTCGATCTCGTTGAGGACCTTCCACTGCTCGTACGGCACACCCAGGGCCTCGGCTGTCTGGATGGTCCTCTTCATCTGGCTCGTCCAGACCTTCAGGTCCTTTATGTTCTGATCACGGATGAACTGGGCCAGACTTCTGGCGAACTGAAATGCATCAGAAACAAATTCAGACTCACAGGCCCAAGGCAGCCCTTCAAAGGACCACAAAGCCATAGGGCACAACAGAATCATGCCACCCAGCCTCAGAACAGAGAACTGACCTCCTGCGAGCACCCACACCCGCGAGCGCTCTCGTTACACGTTCTTACCAGATGCTCCGAATTCCAGTTGTGAAGTATTATGCCCCTCGCCATCGCCCACCTCCCAACCGGATGGCCCGGACCACATGGCCTCCCCACAGAGGCCTGAGCATCTCCCCCAGACTGCGGGGCAGCCATCAGCTGCATTGCAGGGACTTGGGTCACTCCCATAACGGCGTGCCTTTCCAAGGAAAGGGGCTCAGCTGGTGATAGCTCACATGGAAGCCAGAGATCCAAGCGTGGTGCTTGGTGACCTTCCCTACATGATAGGAACATTCCAGATTGAATGAAGGTCATCCACCTTGATTACACATGAGCTACGAGAGCTGGAGCCAGGCCCGTTgaacacatgcatacatgcaccCAGCTGCCCAcggctccccccaccacccctgagCAGGCCAGctcatgtatacacacatgcactgACCTCCCTGCCCCGAGGGGACAGGCCCGGGTCCCCGCCGATCCGGCCCTTGAGGTTGAGCTCGCTTTCCCCGTGTCGGCAGAGGTAGATGGAGCGGGGGGTCACGTGGATGTTCATGAGGTAGTACACGATGCGGCTCTGGATGTGGTCGGCCACGCGGTTCACCACGTAGCTCTGCCCCACGTCCATGATCTTGATGTAGGACAGATCCCTTTCCAGAGAGAAGGGCGACAGAGACAGGTGAGTGTGACTGCGACCCCGAGGGCTCAGCCTGCCAGCCACAGAGCTGTGTCCTCCGGACCACCACGCTTGAGATCACGACACACGGGACGGGCAGCGGATGTGCAAGTGACGGGATGAGGAGGGAGCAACACAACACGTGGGACATCCAGACAGACCCCGTGAGAGGTGCTCAACACTTATTGTGTTTCCAAAAGGTGACATCGAAAGGGTCAGTCATACACATTGTGACTGTCACCCCAGCTCTGTGGCCCCCAGGCCCCACTTGCCTACCTCTGAGCTCTTAACGCACAGTCTGTAAGGTGAAGAAGAGAGAGTTTTTTCCAGGCCTGACCTTGAGGTAGCTGGCAAACCTTCTTCACCTCCGCTCCCCTGGCCAGCCACTCCTGgacctgcctctccttcccccaggaagcctgctcctgTACCCCAGCTCAGCCGCTTCCCTTGCTCGCTCAGGCTGGGCAGCGGGGCGGCTGGGAGAACCCGCTCACTCGTCTGTTTATGTTTGCTGGGTGTTGGGGAGACAGCAGGAGGAAAGGCGGGGTTTCTCGGGCATTGTGCTCTGGGTTGGCCTGGGGAGGCCGTCTGAAGGTTCTTAGCTGAGTTCTCACTGTCTGGCCTGAGGGCCTGCGTTTAGGTTTAGGGTTGTTACACAAACACCAATAAAAACAGCAGCAGCATCAACTGAGGAATCCGACAGGAGCGCTCCATCTGGCTAAGCCCCTTTCGTGCAGTCACGTCACAGAACCACAAGAACCACTGTTTTGGGGTGACTGGAGAAACACAAAAAACCACAGAGGCCCAGGCAGTGGGTGCCAACTGGCCTGGGCTGGCCACAGACACTCAGTAAGTGTAGGAACTGTTCTGTAAAGACGCCCAGAAATCATCTCTCTTCCAGGCGCCTGTTCCCCCTGGTTTGTACGCACGAGATGTTCTCATATGATCATACAGGACCCATGCCCACGTTTATATCCCAGACGTTCAGGTAATGCTGCATAACTTACCCTGTCGCCTGTGTCTTGGCTATGATCTGTGACTATGCAATACTTTACCAGGGGCCACGGTGTTACTGACTTACCCCCGACCCCCACTAGGCTGTTACACAGAAGTTGGTGAACTATGGCCAACAAGTCAAATTCGGCCCacagcctgtttttgtaaataaagttttattggaataggAGTCATGCCCATTTattgacatattgtctatgtctcCTTTGCACTATAATGGCAGAGTTAAATAGCTCAACAGAGACTGttcccaaagcctaaaatatttgctacctGACCCTTTACAGATAGAGTTTGCTACTCTAAGAGCCTTAACTGCATGCCCCTTGCGTGTCTGAAGACCTTCCCCACCCAACACTTACTTTTGCTGGGTTTGCCATTCCAGAAGGAGTCTGTGGAGCTAACCAGCACAGGCCACTGCCAGCTGTATGTAGACAGGATCTGggcgctccccccacccccaccgccttaAAACACAAACTGTGCACTCACAGAACATGAAATGTTTGCAAATGCCCTGTGGGAAGGCCCTTCACACAGAAATTAGGCTTGATTTTATAAGAGAATAGcagaaaattctttcttccttttttcttcctttctccctccctccctcctttctttttatttttttaaaaagattttatttatttatttgacagacagagattacaagtagtcagagaggtaggcagagagagagggggaagcaggctccctgctgaacagagagcccgatgtggggcttgatcccaggaccctgggatcatgacctgagccaaaggcagaggcttaacccactgagccacccaggcgcccctggcccaCAATTTCTGCCCAAAGGGAAGAACAAGGCCAGACCATCTCTGCCTGTTGGGGCCGCCCTTCAGCCACCACGCCGGCGAGTCATAAGGAGGCAGCCGAGCGGGACCCCCGCCCACCACCCATCACAGCTGCAGAACACAGTGCTCGCCTCACTCACCTGTCCAGGTCCTCATCCAGCGACTCGTACGAGTTCTCATAGCACTCAATGCGCCGCATGAAATCTTCCGTGGCCTCGTCACTGTCGTGGTTCACGTAGTCAGGGCTGCCCAGTTTCACTTGCTGTCGGACCAGGCACAGAGCAAGGACACATGAGGGCTAGAGGCCAGGCAGGGCCAGAGACCAAGGAGGATGCtgggcggggggtgaggggatgcTGAGCCAGAGGCCAGGACAAGGATGGGGGCATGAGGCTGGAGGCCGACGCCAGGAGACTCTTCCGTTAGGAAGAGTCCAGCAGTCCCCCGGTCTTCATTTCCACACTAGTGCCAGCAGACTACTACAGGGCAGCTGAAGGGGGGAGTCCTCATCTTTGTGCCACAGCGGGAGGTGAGGCCACAGGGGCGAAGGGCCTGGAAGCCCCTTCCCAGCTGAACCAACTCCCCCAACCCAGATGTTCATTCCTTGGATAAGGAGATAGGGTGTAGGGGAGAGAAGtcaaatctctttctctttcaaaatataaacatcGCTTCCTACCCCCCACTCCCTACCTGCAGAGGCTGAAGTTCCTCTCCCACTGTCCAGGGAATGatggtggggaaagggaggggaaggcaAGAGGAGGGAGCAAGAGTGCACGCCCCCCAGCTACACGGCCCGCTGCAAGGGAGAGTCTCCGATCACCTGACCTGGCGTTGTACAGCCTTCCCCTGCCACACCCAAAGCTCAAGAAGCCCAAAGCCAGGCAGGCCTAGGCACTGGCCCAAAACCGCAGATGGACTTTGCTGTCCCACGCCACCTCCGCTGCACTACGATCCCCCACAAGGTCAGAGACACCACTCACCACGATGTTAGCAGCTATGACCTCGGGGTCCACGCAGATGGACTCCACAAAAAAGGTCTACAGCAAGGACGAGGccgggcaggagggaaggaaccACAGACACATTCAGGGCACTGGGCCTGGCTCCACGGAGCTCCCACCTCCCTGAGGGCCAGGCTGACCCCAGAGCCCTTCttctggggtggggacaggctcGAGAAGCCCCAAACCAAACTAGGTGCCACCCTACCCAGAACCCTCCCACAAGACACCCACTTCCCTGGAAAGAAAAGCCCAGGCGGAGAGGAAATAGTAACCCCTATACCCCACATCCACCCAGAAGCCCACCTGCCTGACCCCCGCACACATCAGGAGGCTGTGACAGGGACCTGGAGGGTCCGAACCCAACCGAGGAGGTGGACCAAAGACGCCTTACCTTGTAGCCATTCTGCTCCCCAAAATTAAAGATGGTCGCTCTCCGTTCTCGGGTGGTATTCGTTGCATCAAAAACCTAGGACCAAACCAGGGTTAACTCGGACTCTGGCCCCAGAGCGGGGGAGGTGGGAGGCCAGCCAACGGCAGCTGCACAGGGACCATTTTTCTCACGGGGACCAGCTGGTGCCCAGGCCACCTGCCTGGCCAGTCTCTGCAGGGCCTGGGCCAGACCTCCCCTTCCTTGAGGAACACGCCTCAAGGAAGCTGGAAGGAGTGGGTGCCTGTGCTCCCGGCAGGCACTCAGTCCGTGCTTGGCCAACAGGACTTCCTGTAAAACCAGTTAAACGTGGAGTGCGGAATCCCCGTTTATCGTCACTCTACCCTGAGACTCcgcaaagacaggaaaagaaaaagaaagagaacaggagagatGTTAGCAGAATTCTAGGGACTAACTTAGAGAAacggagaaaaacaaacacaagccCTCGGCCAGCAGAGCACACCCACCTGTATGGAACGGGGAGCATCAGGAAAGGGACTCAGGGAAAAGGGACAAGTGTGCAGTGGAAACAGGGGGACTGCCTGGTGGTGAAACTAAGAGCAGGTGGAGCCCCAggccctctccctgccttgtCCAGCCAGGCTGACCCGCCTGCGCCTCCTTGTGAACCGCTGGGACCTGTCCATGTGCCCTCAGGAGTGACCCATTCACTTGCATGTCTAAAACCAGGTTTTaaggcatcatttaaaaaaattttttttttacttatttatttgtcagagagagagagaaggtgagcacaagcagggagagtgtcAGGCAGgggaagaatcaggctccccacatagcaaggagtctgatatggggctcgatcccaggaccctgggattatgacctaagccaaaggtagacacacccaaccaactgagccactgggtGTCctgagcatcatttttttttttttttaagattttatttatttatttgacagagagagatcacaagtaggcagagaggcaggcagagtgagaggggagaagcaggctcgccactgagcagagagcctgatgtggggctcgatcctaggactctgggatcacgacccgagccgaaggcagaggctttaatccactgagccacccaggcgccccctgagcatcatttttttaagagggCATTCAACCAGGGCTCATGGGATGCTCCAGCAAAACCTCAACGTGAAAAACAGAGACtacatagaaaagaataaaacgaactgtgaaaaaatgaagatgggacagggaacagaaagaaatgtcaaacaaaaacaacaacaacaacaacaacaacaaaaaacccttacaACTATTATCTAAAGAGAGATACAAAATACTGTAAGAAcctgaaacagaaacagagttcTAAAAAACTGGAACACTCAAAGATAAGAAATGTAGAATTTAGAGATTAAAATATGATCacagaaattccttaaaaattcaactggatagggacgcctgggtggctcagttggttaagcagctgccttcagctcaggtcatggtcccagggtcctgggatcgagtaccacatcgggctccttgctcggcagggagcctgtttctccctctgcctctgcctgcctctctgtctgcctgcgctcactcgctctctctccctctgtctctgacaaataaataaataaaatcttaaaaaaaaaaaaattcaactggaTACTTGTACAGTAATGTTAAGAAAATAGAACACAAGTGACAGAGGTAGGAAAtcgggagagaaaaaaaagataactggGGCTCGGGTCCAGCATGAAACCACCAGGAGTTCTCGAAAAAGCAGCTCAGAAAATTGGGAGTGGAGCAGAAAATCAACTGTCAGAAACCGGTGggggtggtttattaaagcaataTGACATTTTCCCTGACCTATTAGAAAAGAGTTTCACATTAGAAAGGGTGGCCCTGGGACCCAGCACAATGGAGGAGACCACAAAGCCGTCAAGTTCTCCCCAGAGAAAAGGACATGAGCAGCCAGCCCCAAGAGACGAAACTTTTGGGAAGATCAGCAAATCAGAACGCCATGAGGCTTTTCCACACTACTCTAGAAGCCAACTCTACAACAGAGCGATGCTGTggaaattctaaaggaaaaatacttCCCACCTAAACCCAACCATCAGACAGGAGGATGAAAAGCCATTGCCAGACAAGCAAGATCTCATGCAAGGTAATTCCCAAGTACCTTCCTTGGGAAGCTACTGGAGGATGAGCTCCAACAAAACAAGTCAGTGAgtcaaggaaaaagaagacaCGGGGGCCAAGAGCAGGGCTTCAACTGGGGAGCCAGGACGTGGGAACTCCTGAGACCAAGAAGGGGACTGAGTCAGGTAGAGCTGGGATTAAGAGCTGCAGGAACCACACCtccaagaggaaaaaggaaggaaaaagcagtTCCTGTGTTCTACTGCATAGGGTGAGGAGAGGGGCCTTTCCTATAGACGCCCAGGCTCAAGCTGGCCCCACCCATCCCTCTGACGGGAGGGGCTAGCACATTGTTGGAATTCCATTACCCAGGATTCAGCAGGTTCCAGGAACAGCCACTAAATGCGCGGCAGGATTCTCTCCAGCCCAGCAGAAATCACACTTGATCAAGACTTAGGTAACGCGATCACCACATGTAGTGACCGACAATTTGAGTATCCAGAAGGGAGACCTACTAGGTCAAATGCAACCACAAGTCCAGAGGGAAATTCCCAGCACACATCCAGCCTGCGGCTTCCTTCTGTATGGCGACTGTAGACTTCCTCTCAGGGCCTGGCACCCAGGGGCTGCTGTAACCACATATAccctcccctccctggcaggCCCCTGACAAGCAAAAGGGTGGATGTAGGCAGGCTTCCCACATGTCACTCCCAAAAGACACTGGGATGTCCCACTCACCGCCACATGGCCCCCCTCCTCACTGAGGAACCGCCGGACGTCACGGAGGGCTGCCAGTGCACACTGCcttcagaagagaaaacacaaggtCAGCCCCGCACCTGACCCTGGAGGCAGGAGGGCCACAGAACATGACACATCCTACCCTGACCAGGAGGGGCCCAGTCCCTGGGGCCCCTACCCTTCTCAAGGTCTCTTTCTCCTTGAGGTCCTTTTCAGTACTTTTGCTAACTCTGCTCCTATAACCCGAAGGCTATGTGTTCCTGGCCATtggggatatatatataattttaagatttaatgaatttatttatttgacagagagagagagagagagaaagcacaagcagggggagcagcaggcagagggaaaccgagaggcagagggaaaagcagactctcagctgagcaggcagcccaacgtgggactcgatcccaggactcagggatcatgacctgagctggaggcagatgcttaaccgactgagccacccaggcacccccaaaataagcACTTTTAAAACCAGATGATTCTTTGTGTGTGAGCGCTGGGGGCTGGTGGTAGGGAGAGAAAAGACTGTTGCTGGCCCCCAGGGCGACATTACACTTAATATTCCATTTGCTTTCCTGGAAGAGCGAATATGTGAAACTCTTATGGAGGAGGGTGCTGTGTCTCTGCCTCTTGCACTTATGTCCACGGACCCTCTGGAAGACGAAATCTTCCCCATGACTAACCATCAACTATATTGCCTTCAGAACATCTCAGCCTTTTGGTTTATTGCTGCGAAATGGGCTGCCATACGTAAGGTCTTCCTCATACTATCCTTTTCTCCTCTAATGTCTGGAGACAGGCAGATCACTCAAGCCTTTTATCTATTAcctgcacttttttttcccccaaagattttatttatttatttgacagagagagatcacaagtaggcagagaggcaggcagagagctgggggtgggggtggggaagcaggctccccgctaaagcagagagcccgatacagggctcgatcccaggaccctgggaccatgacctgatccgaaggcagatgcttaaccatatGAGCCAAGCAGGCACCCCTACCTGCACTTTCTTGATGCAAGAGTAAAGTTAGAAAGTTAGATGTTCTTCCATTTGTTTGATCTTCGGATTTGGTACACAAACCTGCAGCACATCCAGGGATGGAGCTGTGGGGCCTTTCAccagccaggccccagggccTGAGCATGAAGGCACAGgccaggcagagcagggggcTGGCCGCTGGGGTCAGGGGCAACTTGGTGGCACAGCTGAGTCCAGGTCCCCAGAAGCAGTTCTGCTCC from Mustela erminea isolate mMusErm1 chromosome 1, mMusErm1.Pri, whole genome shotgun sequence harbors:
- the PFKFB4 gene encoding 6-phosphofructo-2-kinase/fructose-2,6-bisphosphatase 4 isoform X3; the protein is MTGQCALAALRDVRRFLSEEGGHVAVFDATNTTRERRATIFNFGEQNGYKTFFVESICVDPEVIAANIVQVKLGSPDYVNHDSDEATEDFMRRIECYENSYESLDEDLDRDLSYIKIMDVGQSYVVNRVADHIQSRIVYYLMNIHVTPRSIYLCRHGESELNLKGRIGGDPGLSPRGREFARSLAQFIRDQNIKDLKVWTSQMKRTIQTAEALGVPYEQWKVLNEIDAGVCEEMTYEEIQDHYPLEFALRDQDKYRYRYPKGESYEDLVQRLEPVIMELERQENVLVICHQAVMRCLLAYFLDKAAEQLPYLKCPLHTVLKLTPVAYGCKVESIFLNVMAVNTHRDRPQNVDISRPPEEALVTVPAHQ